The stretch of DNA GCCCATGAGGTGGAATTCCAAGTTGTCCAAAAGGTGATCCCACCAGGGGTATTGGAAAACCGAACTGTTGGCTGTTTCTTCCAGTAGGCCTACCCCTTCCGGCTCTCCCAATTCTATTTCCCCTAAAACCTTGTGAAGTACTTCTATTAAAAAAACCATTCTCTTGGTTAGCATGTGGAGGTACAGAATCAATGCTATAACCTTGGCCAACATCGCCACGATTGGACGAAACACTATTCTGACCGCCAAATTTATCTGACTGAAATTCAGTGTCATCACTCCATGAATTATGATCCTGCATTGCTAGGCAACCATCAATGATTTTATCTTTAGACTCTTCACCAGATTGTACAGATCTATGATCAATAACAGATGCTAGTTTTGCGTGAGATTGCTGAACAACCTCACGGTTTTGGGCAAAGGTTGAACTCGAATCATCTACTCCATGATCAAATGGTTTGGTACGGATTTCAATTACATCATAATTCTCATTTGATATTCCATACTTAGACGAGGTTTTCACGGCTTCAGTCCTGCTTCCATCTTTTCTACCACCAGAACGACCATATTCACCATCAGTCCACTCACAACCCCGCCTTGGCAATTCCCACTCTCTGCTGATACCATAGCTGGTTCCACTATCTCCAGTTTGCTTGTCTTGCCTTCTTTTTGAAGCATCTTTGAAATTCTGGCGGTTCCTGTTTTTGTCAACCCAACTATCCCATGACCCATTTTTTACCTGTTCCTTCCTCTTAAAAGCACCATTTCTTTCATAATCTGACTCAAAATTACCAGACTCAAACTGATGCCGCCCAATCTTCTCAGGAGTCTTGGACATATTGGAGCCCTCTATATCTCTCCTAGTGGTGTCTCTCATTACCATCTTAACATCTTCACCTTTATCTAAAGACCTTTCACTATCATAAACTCTATCTCCACCAGTGTGCTTTATTTGCAAATTATACTCCTCAAATCTCTCTTCACTTGATCTTTCTTTACTCCTTTCTAAACTAACTCTTCTCTCTTCTCCATCACGAGACTCGATAACTTCATCATTAATTGAATTCATATCTCTGATTTTCATATCAGTCGATTCAATTTCCAAATTATCACTTTCTCTTTCACCCATGCTTCCAAGTTTACAATCAGAAGACTTTCCCCTTCTGACATCGATTCTTTCTACAAGGTTATTGGCCTTAACAACAGCGTCAGATTCATCCCATCTACTCTGAGAACGCCTTCCACGTTCAACATACCCGTAACCCTTCTCTCTGTCACTATCCGTTCTCTGTGAATattttgaatctttatctgCCACCTCACCCAAATCAAATTCATGCTCAGAGTGCTGAGTAGTTGATTTTCCTCTCTCACTTTCTTCAGCTATTCTATATCCTTTGCTTCCAGACATGTCCCTGCCCTCAAGCTTATGTTCTACTTCTCCATCTTGATACCAAGTGCTCAATCTGTGCAATGTATTCTCTTCTGGTATTTTCTTCGTCTGCTTTGAGTGTGACTGTTTCCTGTCACATTCATCCTGATCACTATCAACTCTGACTGAGCCACCCATTCTCTTTCGACTTTCATGTCTGTCAGATGTACTTGTTCTTATTCCACTACTATCAAAGCCATCAACTCCTTCAACACTCCCTATTTTCCTCGACTTGCCTGTCCTGTGCTTTCTCATATCTTCACCATTCCAGTCATCAGCATCCCTCGCCTTATCAATATCCATCTCCATAACAAAGAAGATCCTAAAAAATTGATCTCTTCACTTCATTAAAAAATGCACTTAACTAATGCAAAAGCTGCGTCCTCggaattttcaaaagataaaatcaaGGAAAAGTAATTTGTGAACATACATGATAACCAATAAGCtgaagcatataacaaatagaATTTCACAGTAAGGATGTTTTATATTCACAAAAGAAAcgatatgaaaaaaaaaacttcaaacAACTCAGGAAAACACCCATGGACAATTGAATTCAGATGTCTGTAGCAAGTAGGGGTGGGCAGAGAGGCCCGAATGCAGGAGAACCAACCAACTccaaaaaatgaataaaattatatgtatatttttcggaaaataaaaaattagccTCAAGAAACATTAAAGCCGACCCTGATACAAATGACAAGGTCCTTGAAGCAAAACATATCATCTTATATTAGCAAAAAAAAGCATGCATACTCTCCAAATTGGATTATTTGAAGCAAAGAGAACAAAATCACTACCAACAACTTCAACGCCCAACAGCAACCTGGACATTCCCAATTAGATtcaagtttaaattaaaatcctagACAGTTTAAGCCAGTAAGAAATACAATAGTTTAACACGTGGAAGAAACCTTTAATCCTTTACAGATATGCCCCAAATCCATTAGTGATTAAGTGGAACTAGGTTTCACATATTGACACTAAAacattgatttttttaattaaaaaatgcgAACTTCACGTTAGTAACTGATTAAGGAACAAAGTTCAAACCCAATTTAACCGCAAATTCAATCAAAACACAAAAACAAAAgcgttaaaaaaaatttctttgacGCCAGAATTCTCATTTTACTGACCTCGAAGAAAAGGCGAAGTTGCAGCCGCACGCGGTGATGTGGCCGCGGAGCTCGTAGGCTGTGTGTGATGGATCCGAACCGGAGATGTTTTGTGATCGGAACGGGGAAATTCATTCAACGATTACAGAACTTTCAAAGATAAATATAATACCAGTGGCCTTGCGGCTGTTTATATAGTTGAAAAATAcgatgattttattattttgaaattaagaataaatatatatataatattaaattttaaaagattatttaagaaagaaaaaaaaattataaataaagttaaacaataaaaatataattataattttaaataatattttatcaaatcaattaaaaattagttaatattaaaattttcaacgTTAATTAATAGTTATATGGATGATCACTTGATTTTCTCTAATTTGCGGGAAATTTTATTAAAGTGAGACAAAGTGTACTActcatatattaaaaaaataccaTATTAAAATTCCAATAGTTTATTCCTCCGGttgaacaaatattttaaaaatatttttaatattttataaacgGAAAACAAATTAAGTATATGTTTGgataatatttttgtaaaactcttttggaaaaatattagaaaaaatatttattctaattatagtttttaaagaaaaattgaaatatttttttaatatattagaaGTGAAAATAATATGTTCaaaaaaagaaatgaaaataaaaaatcttaTTTTTCAACTGTAAAAacgtttttataaaataattatttaaacacatatttgttcttaaaaaacttttaaaacattttataaaaaatattttataaaaaagttTATAAATACTTGTTCGAgtagatttttttataaataaaaatataatgcaTTTTCGACTTTCCCTTTGGTTaagtgatatttttaaatatttatactcaaatatcatataataatatcatatttttaatattctatatatatatatatatagttattGTCATTTATAGTAGGTTTCTGTCAAAAACTTCatgctaaaaaaataaatacgaATTAGtgatatatttaataatattcaaatatccagtatcattaattattttataattataaaatgatAATCTTCATTATGCATCATATATCTATTTAAATatgttgattttgaaatattattaaatatatatatatatatatttatatatttatatataattaaaataataatttacataaaaaataacagtacaaatatttattattttactaaAAACAAATTATTCGAAAACTTAAATATGCATgtacaataattaaaaatatataagtatttatatatatatatatatatatatatattttgtaattcattaaattaaataaataaatagtataaataaaaataattatttgaaaataaacaaACTATCTTAAAATTcgttaaaatatatttttaaagaaaaacaaatactaaaattatttttcatttcataATAATATGCTACGAtacctaaaaaaaatattggaaaTCAGTAGtctaattaaaatgtttatcaaaatatttaagaaaaattactcaaggtaagaaatttttttttacctatACTAGTCTGAGTAAGTATCtcgtgaaacggtctcacaaatctatATCCACATGATGAGTTGACTCGACCCATATAttgagtgaaaaataataattttgatataaaacaaaaaaattcatgATTCGGTAAGGGTAGAAAATTAGTGCCACAAATCGAGTCATTAGACGGTCCCATTAGAATTTTTTTGaattagttttaatattttattatatttaataaataaaaaatataaaaaaaacattgtaTGTATATATCAAGATTTTTAAAAGTCATTTGAGAACATATTAGATATTTTAGAAGTAAATAAAGATctctcgtgagacggtctcacgaatttttatctgtgagacgggtcaatcctaccgatattcataataaaaaataatattcttaacataaaaagtaatattttttcatcgaAGATCCGAATAAGAgatttatctcacaaaatataacATTTGAGGCCGTCTCATACAAATTTTATCTAAAAAAATGTGGATACCATCCACTTTGGTAAGTCACCACATAAACTGAAAATCAATTGGAACGATTAAACAATCTCATATTTACAAAATTGCCTTCCAACTTACCATTATTTtccttaataaaaaaaatcattatctATCTAAAAATagcttaaaaatcaaataaatgacAAGAATAAGATAAAACAATGAGAATGAGAATGCACGATTGAATCTATACTACACCATGAATGTTTCTCTATATTACAATATCATTGGATCATGTACGTCTCACACATTTTTATGAAAGTTGACGTATATATTGGCGATAAAAAAGTTAATATTTGATCATATTATAGGATAATAAACACTTTAGATGTAACATAAAATAACTCAGAACATATAATTCGTCACAATACTGGGAGCTGATTAATGCATTTTTTATTtcgtttttttaataaaaaattttacttttgagtttttgaaatttaaaaacataGATTAAAAACAAGGGTTCAATTAGTTGTGGATTTAATAAATTCGAttgtaaatatataataattttaaaatttttatagtaAATCCGTTTTTCATTTTGGCTTACTTGAcagttttaatttgattaataaaaAACACTAAAACTCATTTGAGATCGTGTCGCATATCAATTTTATGATACAGATCTTCAACTCGGCCAATCCAtaaatttatttactttttatgtttgatatttttataagAATATTCGcgcttcaaaatattttcaatgaaagctttttcagttatttatttttattatttaaaaaatctaaacttacatatattatatatatttctataTTTCTATAATATATCATACTAtcgataatatattattaaatttaaaacaattatagtAATTATTTTTTGTGATATGATCtgttttttataaattaaaaataccattttttttgaaatcataaaacattttattttacaatacaaatgtcattaaaataaaaaaaatcatttaatacaaattgattttaatatatatgCATTGTTTTGCGCACGTGAAATGACATTAATTCGACATGAATAAATAGATTAAAACAAGATAAGGGTAAACTCGTAATTTTCACGAATCGTGGACTTCCATTCAATAATAACTGTTGTCATCATTATAATCATAAATACTTACATTCATAATCCAATCTGTTCAAACGGAAACAGAAGAGAACAAGCAAACACGAACaaacaagaaattttttttaccatacatatattagcAGCGCCTGAAATCCAGAAAATATACGACTTTCTTTGTTTGATTCTCTGGTTCCCTTCGGAGGAATCAGAGGATCGTCCACTGGTCTCTTCCCACCTTCCCAAAATCCTGTCAATGTTCTTAGGCTTgcatatatatacattttttcGTGTATATATATGCGCAAATATATCGTATAACACGTCCTTCGAACATTATTCAAATGGGTTTTTGGACAAAAGGGAATCGTCTAAAAAAGGTGggattttttgtttgtttgtaaTATTTTTGAGAGTCTCGGGAAAATGGGGATGGCAGAAAGAGAAGGTATGATGCGGGGGTGGCTTTATTTGATTCGTTTCAACCGTTTTGGGCTGCAATATTCCCGTAAAAGATACTTCATTCTTCAAGATAACTGCCTCAAGAGCTTcaaatctattccttcttcagCTACAGAGGTGCATTTCTGTTTTTAAtcgtttttttccttttctattTCATGATTTCATTGGAAACATGCAAATATTATAACTaagatgtgtgtgtgtgtttgtgtgttttAAAAATGATGCAAGCATATATGATAGGTGGACCAAGAATTTAGCATGAATTCCATTTATTTTGAGCGAAACTTATAATGTCAATAAATTACATgcgaaatttgatttttttcccCAGGCTGCTCTATGTATATGTAAGGATTATGCATCCCTTATGTGTTGATTCCTATAAAATGATTTGGCTTTTCTTGATCGTATCTCTTTGTGTTTTCTGTATCGACGTGTTGTGATAGCATAATATAGTTGTGTCTGATTTGtccttattttattttttcatctaatgattgaaataaaatagtcCAAGCGACTTTCACTTTGTTGgagttaaattttttaaaatataattttctatttatttgtgttacaaaatatcTCAAGTTCTTTGTTTTGACAATTGGTTTGGTGTTACAAGGATAAGTACAATGGTTGCTGGATTACTCTTCCTATCTTTGACCAGCAAATAAGTACAAAGGAATCAATTAGATAATATTCTCAATGTATTTATCAGAAAGTTGGATATTCACAATGGACCACTTATTTGATATTAATTTCAACTGAAAGCATATCCGAACAGAGTTGATATCGATTATCTCGTGTTGTCTCTCGATTTATATTTGGGagaacaaataaaatttgttatcTGCCAGCATTTCTATAAGATTTTCTTTTGGACTATGTTTGATTATTATATAAAGATCAAGGTTTGTCAAATGTAGACAGCAAATTCGACTGAGGGTAGTTAAATAAAGGAGTTTTCATATGAGGTCGAGAATTATATATTCATATCTTCCACTTGCTATAGAGGGAAATAACGATGATTTTTATTTAGGTGAGTGAGTATCATTTCAATGTAAAGTAATTGAGAGTAAAACAAAACTGGAGGGCAAAATTTACCCTTAAAAAATTGAACATGCTAATCACTAATTTTTCCAACGTGCTTCTCTTGTTTGACTGGGGAAAGATATCGCTCTCCTGGCCACTTAGTCAACCATGCATCCTCTCGTAGTTCATTTTCTGTCCTTCGTGAAATTTTGGTGCCATGCAACAAGTTTATAGAGAAAAAAATAGTGGATACTATTGCTAAGAGTGTATATCATCTTCTTTTGCTAATCCTGATCCTTTGCTTTGTATGAATTGACCATTCTTGTACCAGGAGCCAGTGAGAAGTGCAATAATAGACTCCTGCATACGTGCTACAGACAATGGAAGAGAGAGTCATCATATGAAAGTAAAATTAATTTTGGATGTGTAGGTAATCGTAAGCAAAGAGCAAAATTTGTATTACCTTTTACACTTATATGATCTATCTTGTAATGtacagattttttttattttcacccTTTACAATACTTCTAATCATAACGATCAGCTTAAGGTGAGCTCTCCATTTGGATTCTTTTAACTCTTAGAAGAAGACAAGACAATAGTAATGGCGAATGACCTTCACATTCTAAATTTTAATAGCTGGGGGCAACCAGTTCGGAAGAAGCTGCTATGTGGATTCGTTCTTTGCAGGACACTGCTCTTGACCCTGTGACTAACTCAGATTGTTCCAAAAGGAGATGGCAGCCTTTCAGGTGAAAATTCTCCAATTAAGTTACCTATAGCTTGAAAATCTTCAATTATGGAACTTTTGAGACTAGTTTTGCCTATGTATCTTGCCATTATCCTTGCACAATCTTGTTTTTTTACCTTTGGCTTAACAGCTTAAGCGTTTCAAAGAGAATCGCAAATAAAAGGTCTATCGACTGGACTTCAGCATCTTCTGAACATGTAAATGCCATGACTTCGGATGTAATTGGTCCTTCACCATGGAAAATATTTGGCTGTCATGATGGTAATTACTTGAATGTTTGGTTTTTTAAAGCAAAAGAAATTTTCTTATATTGCCTCTTTAGGATTGCGTCTCTTCAAGGAAGCAAAGGACAGAGATTCCAATGGAAAGGTGGATTCCTTCTACTCATCTATGGTTGATCCTTTAGAGTTCATGACATGATTCCAttcttttgatttgtttttgaatttttgtataCAGCATTGGGACGATCACCCTGCCATAATGGCCGTTGGTGTGATTGATGGAGCTTCGGAAGTCGTTTTCCATACGCTTATGTCTCTTGGTACTTCAAAATCTGAGTAAGGCTCccatattttttttccttttaggAAATTCCGCTATAAACATGAAATATAAAGTTTCTTTTAAACATTCTAAAAAACACTTTATGAGATTGAAGGCGACTAAGATTTACCTATCATCTTCTATTTTTTTGTCTAATGGAATGTAGGCtaattttcttgagttttactTATTAAATGCTTTTGCAGATGGGATTTCTGTTTCTACAGGGGAAGTGTGATTGAGCATCTTGATGGTCATACAGATATAATACACATACAACTATATAATCATTGGTTACCATGGTCAGTCTTGTAACTTACAAgaatacattttaaaatataatgctATCACTAATGACATTTCCTTTTTCAGGGCAATGAAACGAAGAGATTTGCTGCTTCGCCGTTATTGGAGAAGGGAAGATGATGGAACATATGGTGCTCCCTAAATCAGAAACTGATGTTATGAAGTTGATAACTGTTAAAGCTGTAATTAAAGTTAAAGGGTTGTACCGATTATTATCATTTCGTGTCCATATTCTTGTATTGTGTCAAGTTTATGTTATTATACACATGAACTTGATAAAAGTTAAAGCCATAGCTAAAGTTAAAAGGTTTATAACTATTAATTTCATTTTCGTGTTCATGTTCTTGCATCTTGTCGAGTTTATGTTAATAGACATGGACTTTATAATTCTGTTGTTTTTGTTGCAGTGATTCTTTACCACTCTGTGATCCACAGAAAGTGTCCACCACAAGATGGATATATTCGAGCTTGCCTTAAAAGTAATGTATGCCTTGAATTGGATTTGATGCAATATATGGAATGTGTGTCATCTAAAATCGATAGGTTGAGAACGAAAATGGATATCAAATCTTTGTATGTATTGATCATTTcggtgtttttgtattttgtaATTGAGCAGGGCGGTGGATATGTGATAACTCCTGCAATACAAGGTAAAGAATGTGTCATAAAACACATGCTCACTGTCGATTGGAGGTTTTGGAAATCCCGTTTCAGGAAAGCATCTTCAAGATCAATAACTATCCGGATGCTTGGGAGGGTCGCAGGTGAAGTGCACATCTTGTGTACATTTAAGCAATACTTCTGAGTTCTGATTCTAAGTGGGTTTTCTTAATGGACAAGCATCGTTTTCTCACAATGCAGCCTTGAGAGAGATGTTCAGAGCTAAGGTAGGAAGTGctacaaatgagtttttattgGGAGGGCTCGCAATGGAGGCTGGGATTCCTCAGAGTGAGAAGGAAGAGATCAAAACTGAAGTAAACCTTAAAATGGTGGAGAAGATAATAGAAGACGAGGGATTGAAACCTCTTTCTGAAGCTTCAAGTCTTAAGGGATTAAATGATGCTGCTGATGAATTTTTCGATGTTCCTGAACCATTCTATGATGAGACATCAGACAATGGGTGGACTTCTGACACATCCCCAGAATTTTGTTACGTGGTATGTTATACACCTGTTCCTCATcttgttttgaaaaattttcatTGGTGAAATATATTTGTGACATGTTCTTTCAATCCGAAATGCTCAGGACATCTACCAGCCAAAATTGTCCTCTGCtgctaattttgtgaaaaaattgCATGAACTTGCAGGTTAGTCCATTTTAGAAGCAACTTACCATAACAAATATATgtgaagtttaaaaaattagaaatgACTTGAAATACATAATGTTTGCAGTCCAGAAAAAGGGCTATGTCGACTTGCAAGAACTGTCTTGGGGAGAAAATGTCTCATGCTATTATGGAGCCACACTTCCAAAAGATTCATGCTTCAACATGCCCTCTAGTTGTGCAGCTGCTGATCCTTCATCCTTCCTCGTCCGTGGTGATAATTATCTCGAAGACCGTCAAAAGGTCACATCTTGATATCTTTTATTCACTTCATTCGTATTACTCTATTCTAAGATCATGAAATAGTTGTATTTATATAATTTCATTTCACATGATCATGATTAAAATCTCCTGGAGAACACTTTGTTTTGTTAGATTAAGGCGAAGGGCACATTGATGCAAATGGTTGCTGCAGATTGGCTAAGATCCGACAAGCGTGAAGACGATCTTGCTGGTCGTCCTGGAGGCATTGTTCAGGTTTCAGTTATAGATTTTTTTATCTTCTAATCTTGACTCCTTGAACTTCTGAATTGTTTATACTTGCAACACAAACTTTATAAAAACGATAATCTAATTTTGGCATGAATGGTTCATAGAAAGGTGCCTTTAACCCTCGTTTAGTAAACACTCTAACACATACATGTATAAAGAGAAAGTCTAacatcaaattttaattaacaAATATGCAGAAATATGCAGATAGGGGAGGTCCAGAATTCTTTTTTGTCATGAACATACAGGTAGATCTTACTTCTTTTCTTTGATACTTCCCATGTTCCTGATTATCTTAAATTTAAAGTATATGTGTTCCATCTGCTACTAAATCAGGTTCCTGGTACAACGATGTACAATCTGGCGTTATATTACATGTTAAAAACACCCCTAAATGAAACGCCCTTGTTGGAGCGTTTTGTCAATGGAGACGATGCTTTTAGGAACTCAAGATTCAAGCTTATACCATACATTTCAAAGGTTCTTTTCTAGCGATGCTGCTTTTCTTTTTTAAGTATTATACATTTTTTCACCTTTATCCTTTAAAgtcaaatattttgaatctgTCTCCCTATAAAACTTTTTCTGCATGATACAAAATAGGATGAGGCTTACATTTGAAGTGATTCTGCAGGGATCTTGAATAGTTAAACAGAGAGTTGGTAAAAAATCTTGTTTGCTCGGGCAAGCGCTTGAAGTGAATTATTATCGAGGAAAAAACTACTTGGAGGTATCACATACTAAATGAGGATGAGCCTTTTGTTATGTTGAATTAAAAACATCCACATCTTTAAAATGAAATGTTCAAATTTTCAGCTGGATATCAATGTTGGCTCATCGACAGTGGCAAGAGGAGTCGTTAGCCTCGTTCTTGGTTACTTGAACAATCTTGTGATAGAAATGGCATTTTTGATACAGGTAAAGCAGCAGTACTGAACAAACTACAAATTATGACGAAACATGTTACTACTTAGTACTTACTAGTTACTAGGTTTATGTTAGGAAGCAACAAAGGTCTCCAGTGTCTTGCCAGCCTCTCAATACAGGAGTGATCAAACTGTGATCTCATgctaatatatgttttataagaTTTGAATATATTATCACAGTGATTTAGTTATTTTTAGTACAACAGCATTAATTGTCTTACGGTTTATCTTATTACTTAGTGCACACACACCTCTCCCCCCCCATGTTTTATAAACCTTAAGCACGAAATCACTCGCCGTTTCCCTGGATCAAATATCTGGTTTTGCCCCTTTCATTTTCTATGAATTTAAGGCAGTCTATGATAAAAAGGAGGGTTGTGCATGATGTTATCATGCAAACATATGATGGTGGATCTTATTCTTTTTGTGCAGATTCTGTGGTTGACGCTTTGTTACGGATATTTAGGCCACATATATGGGTGGCATATATTTGCATATATTTGATTTCCTTAGATTAGGCTAGATATATGGGTGGCATATATTTTGATAGGATTTTTCGGCTTTCTAGCATGTATAAATATTGATAACAATGAATGAGAAAAACCAACACAGATTATCTAAaataacatggtatcagagccaaatTAAATCCAAATCTTTTCGGCACTATGGCTGCCGCCACTCCTTCACCGCCGCCTGCAAAAATCGACTCCAGCTCGCTATTTTACTTAGGGTCACAAGATCGCCCTGGCGATTTCATTACTCCTATCCGTCTAAAACTCGATAACTTTGATGATTGGTCTCATGCTATTCGCGTTGCTCTTTCCTCTCGGCGCAAATTCGGCTTTCTTAACGGCACAATCACGGATATTGTTCCTCCCTGTACGAATGATGATTGGGTAATGATTCAGTGCATGCTTGTCTCATGGCTCATGAATACGATTGACCCCGAGGTACGTTCTATGCTCTCGAATTACGATAATGCAAAACGCTTATGGGACGATTTGCATGAAAGATTCTCGGTTGTGAATGGTCCACGTATTCACCAGCTTAAGGGCGATATTAATCGTTGTGAGCAAACAAAAGTTATGCCTGTTGCTGTTTACTTCAGTAAATTGAACGTTTTATGGGATGAACTTGATAAACATGAGCCTTTGATTTCTTGCAAGTGCAGTAACTGTACGTGTCAGGTCGGTAAGCAACACAGCCAACGACGTGATGATGACAGGTTGCATCAATTTCTTCTTGGCCTGTGTTCTGATTATTATGCACAATTGCGATCGACTCTCTTGTCACAGGATCCTCTTCCCACGTTGAATCGGGCATTCCAACAAGTCGCTCAAGATGAGCGGGTTCGGGGGATCACACGCATCACCGAAGAGAAACCCGATGCAGTTGGTTTTGCTGTGAAAATGGAGCCTCGATCCAAACCACGCCTCGACAAAACGACGAAGGCAGCCTTGACTTGTTCTCAATGCCACAAATCGGGTCATGATATTACAACCTGC from Primulina tabacum isolate GXHZ01 chromosome 3, ASM2559414v2, whole genome shotgun sequence encodes:
- the LOC142538437 gene encoding uncharacterized protein LOC142538437 produces the protein MAAATPSPPPAKIDSSSLFYLGSQDRPGDFITPIRLKLDNFDDWSHAIRVALSSRRKFGFLNGTITDIVPPCTNDDWVMIQCMLVSWLMNTIDPEVRSMLSNYDNAKRLWDDLHERFSVVNGPRIHQLKGDINRCEQTKVMPVAVYFSKLNVLWDELDKHEPLISCKCSNCTCQVGKQHSQRRDDDRLHQFLLGLCSDYYAQLRSTLLSQDPLPTLNRAFQQVAQDERVRGITRITEEKPDAVGFAVKMEPRSKPRLDKTTKAALTCSQCHKSGHDITTCFDIHVTPDWYLEKYGSTLEGKGTLKGKPSASSTRNSAGHGRNGVRANAAIPAIPHSTSPTTLSHAPATQSFPSFSAEQWAALSAAFGSTSPSSNRLQGKLSMADWIIDTGCSHHVTGNESCLLNIKAISSCPVRLPDGQTLAATEEGAVQLTDTIRLQNVLYVPNLQCNLISVSQLIDDIDCCVQFDSNSCAIQDQRSREMIGTGEKRDGLYYLRQGLNVQTVAAVDAGSKTLELWHHRLGHPSEKVVKFFLFYMNLGVL